Proteins encoded in a region of the Mercenaria mercenaria strain notata chromosome 1, MADL_Memer_1, whole genome shotgun sequence genome:
- the LOC123544989 gene encoding protein transport protein Sec23A-like isoform X1 has protein sequence MATYQEFIQQNEDRDGVRFSWNVWPSSRLEATRMVVPLGSLYTPIKERPDLPPIQYDPVMCTRPTCRAILNPYCQVDYRAKIWSCNFCFQRNPFPPQYAAITEQHQPAEIIPQFSTIEYTITRANCAPPVYLIVLDTCMDDDDLQAVKESLQMSLSLLPPNALIGLITYGKMVQLHELGCEGCSKSYVFRGTKDLTAKQIQDMLGFGKGAAPAQNRGPQQQQQLPSNRFLQPVHKCDFSLTDLLGELQRDPWPVAQGKRPLRSTGVALSIAVGLLECTFPNTGARIMLFMGGACTQGPGMVVGEELKFPIRSHHDIEKDNCKYMKKAMKHYEGLANRAASNGHVIDIFSCALDQTGLHEMKFCSRYTGGHMVMGDSFNTSLFKQTFQRVFSKDAKSEFKMAFGATLEVKTSRELKVSGAIGPCVSLGVKSSSVSDTEMGLGGTCQWKMCGVNPNSTLAFFFEVVNQHNAPIPQGGRGYIQYITQYQHSSGQRRVRVTTVARNWADASTNIQHIAAGFDQEAAAVLMARTAVFRAETDDGPDVLRWLDRMLIRLCQKFGDYHRDDPNSFRFSENFSLYPQFMFHLRRSQFLQVFNNSPDETSYYRHMLNIEDLTQSLIMIQPILYAYSFSGTPEPVLLDTSSIQPDRILLMDTFFQIVIYHGETISQWRAQKYQDLPEYENFKQLLQAPVDDAQEILQTRFPMPRYIDTEAGGSQARFLLSRVNPTQTHNNMYAYGAGGAGDASAAVLTDDVSLQVFMEHLKKLAVSSSS, from the exons ATGGCAACTTATCAAGAGTTTATACAACAGAATGAAGATAGAGATGGGGTGAGGTTTAGTTGGAATGTGTGGCCGTCAAGTCGTCTTGAGGCAACAAGGATGGTTGTTCCTCTTGGGTCATTGTATACCCCAATCAAAGAAAGACCCGACTTGCCTCCAATACAATATGATCCAGTCATGTGTACAAGACCAACATGTAGAGCAATTTTAAACCCTTACTG TCAAGTTGATTACAGAGCTAAAATATGGTCATGCAACTTCTGTTTCCAGAGGAATCCT ttCCCTCCCCAGTACGCAGCCATTACAGAACAGCACCAGCCAGCTGAGATCATACCTCAGTTCTCAACCATTGAGTACACAATTACT aggGCAAATTGTGCACCTCCAGTGTACCTGATTGTGCTGGATACCTGTATGGATGATGATGATCTACAAGCTGTCAAG GAATCCCTACAGATGTCACTGAGTCTGTTACCACCAAATGCATTGATTGGTCTGATCACATATGGTAAAATGGTTCAGCTACATGAACTCGGTTGTGAGGGATGTTCAAAAAGTTATGTGTTCCGAGGAACAAAGGATCTTACTGCTAAGCAGATACAG GACATGCTTGGTTTTGGTAAAGGAGCAGCCCCGGCTCAGAACAGAGGTCCTCAACAACAACAGCAGTTGCCTTCTAACAG atttttacagCCAGTACACAAGTGTGACTTCAGCTTGACAGACCTGCTGGGTGAACTTCAGCGTGATCCCTGGCCAGTGGCACAAGGGAAGAGACCACTGAGATCTACAGGGGTGGCACTCTCTATTGCTGTAGGATTACTGGAG tGTACATTTCCAAACACTGGAGCAAGAATCATGTTGTTTATGGGTGGGGCTTGCACCCAGGGTCCCGGTATGGTGGTGGGAGAGGAGCTAAAGTTTCCAATCAGATCTCACCATGACATTGAGAAGGACAACTGTAAATACATGAAGAAAGCTATGAAG CATTATGAAGGACTGGCAAACAGAGCAGCTAGTAATGGCCATGTGATTGACATTTTCTCTTGTGCCCTTGATCAGACTGGTCTACATGAAATGAAGTTCTGTTCCAGATATACAGG TGGCCATATGGTGATGGGTGACTCCTTCAACACATCACTGTTCAAACAAACTTTCCAACGGGTGTTTTCAAAGGATGCAAAGTCAGAGTTCAAAATGGCATTTGGAGCAACATTAGAAGTTAAA acATCAAGAGAGTTGAAGGTGTCAGGAGCTATTGGACCTTGTGTGTCTCTAGGAGTGAAGAGCTCATCTGTATCAGATACAGAGATGGGGCTTGGTGGAACTTGCCAGTGGAAAATGTGTGGAGTGAATCCAAATTCAACATTAGCTTTCTTCTTTGAAGTTGTAAACCAG catAACGCACCAATACCTCAGGGCGGGAGAggttatatacaatatataactCAGTATCAACACTCTAGTGGTCAAAGACGGGTCAGAGTCACAACCGTAGCCAGAAA TTGGGCAGATGCAAGTACAAATATACAGCACATTGCGGCTGGGTTTGACCAGGAAGCTGCAGCTGTTCTTATGGCGAGAACTGCTGTATTTAGAGCAGAAACAGATGACGGGCCTGACGTTTTACGATGGTTAGATAGAATGTTAATACGTCTT TGCCAGAAGTTTGGAGATTATCATCGGGATGATCCCAACTCGTTTAGATTCTCAGAAAACTTCTCCTTATACCCACAGTTTATGTTTCATTTACGACGTTCACAGTTTCTTCAAGTATTTAACAACAGTCCAGATGAAACATCTTATTATAG GCATATGTTGAATATAGAAGACCTTACACAGAGTTTAATTATGATACAACCAATATTGTATGCATACTCTTTTAGTGGCACTCCGGAG CCTGTTTTACTGGATACAAGCAGTATACAGCCAGACAGGATTCTGTTGATGGACACTTTTTTCCAGATTGTTATATATCATGGAGAg aCCATTAGTCAGTGGCGTGCACAGAAATACCAGGATCTACCAGAGTACGAGAATTTCAAACAATTACTGCAAGCACCTGTAGACGATGCACAGGAAATTCTCCAAACAAGATTTCCTATGCCTAGATATATTGATACGGAGGCTGGTGGCTCACAG
- the LOC123544989 gene encoding protein transport protein Sec23A-like isoform X2 — protein sequence MATYQEFIQQNEDRDGVRFSWNVWPSSRLEATRMVVPLGSLYTPIKERPDLPPIQYDPVMCTRPTCRAILNPYCQVDYRAKIWSCNFCFQRNPFPPQYAAITEQHQPAEIIPQFSTIEYTITRANCAPPVYLIVLDTCMDDDDLQAVKESLQMSLSLLPPNALIGLITYGKMVQLHELGCEGCSKSYVFRGTKDLTAKQIQDMLGFGKGAAPAQNRGPQQQQQLPSNRFLQPVHKCDFSLTDLLGELQRDPWPVAQGKRPLRSTGVALSIAVGLLECTFPNTGARIMLFMGGACTQGPGMVVGEELKFPIRSHHDIEKDNCKYMKKAMKHYEGLANRAASNGHVIDIFSCALDQTGLHEMKFCSRYTGGHMVMGDSFNTSLFKQTFQRVFSKDAKSEFKMAFGATLEVKTSRELKVSGAIGPCVSLGVKSSSVSDTEMGLGGTCQWKMCGVNPNSTLAFFFEVVNQHNAPIPQGGRGYIQYITQYQHSSGQRRVRVTTVARNWADASTNIQHIAAGFDQEAAAVLMARTAVFRAETDDGPDVLRWLDRMLIRLCQKFGDYHRDDPNSFRFSENFSLYPQFMFHLRRSQFLQVFNNSPDETSYYRHMLNIEDLTQSLIMIQPILYAYSFSGTPEPVLLDTSSIQPDRILLMDTFFQIVIYHGETISQWRAQKYQDLPEYENFKQLLQAPVDDAQEILQTRFPMPRYIDTEAGGSQARFLLSRVNPTQTHNNMYAYGADASAAVLTDDVSLQVFMEHLKKLAVSSSS from the exons ATGGCAACTTATCAAGAGTTTATACAACAGAATGAAGATAGAGATGGGGTGAGGTTTAGTTGGAATGTGTGGCCGTCAAGTCGTCTTGAGGCAACAAGGATGGTTGTTCCTCTTGGGTCATTGTATACCCCAATCAAAGAAAGACCCGACTTGCCTCCAATACAATATGATCCAGTCATGTGTACAAGACCAACATGTAGAGCAATTTTAAACCCTTACTG TCAAGTTGATTACAGAGCTAAAATATGGTCATGCAACTTCTGTTTCCAGAGGAATCCT ttCCCTCCCCAGTACGCAGCCATTACAGAACAGCACCAGCCAGCTGAGATCATACCTCAGTTCTCAACCATTGAGTACACAATTACT aggGCAAATTGTGCACCTCCAGTGTACCTGATTGTGCTGGATACCTGTATGGATGATGATGATCTACAAGCTGTCAAG GAATCCCTACAGATGTCACTGAGTCTGTTACCACCAAATGCATTGATTGGTCTGATCACATATGGTAAAATGGTTCAGCTACATGAACTCGGTTGTGAGGGATGTTCAAAAAGTTATGTGTTCCGAGGAACAAAGGATCTTACTGCTAAGCAGATACAG GACATGCTTGGTTTTGGTAAAGGAGCAGCCCCGGCTCAGAACAGAGGTCCTCAACAACAACAGCAGTTGCCTTCTAACAG atttttacagCCAGTACACAAGTGTGACTTCAGCTTGACAGACCTGCTGGGTGAACTTCAGCGTGATCCCTGGCCAGTGGCACAAGGGAAGAGACCACTGAGATCTACAGGGGTGGCACTCTCTATTGCTGTAGGATTACTGGAG tGTACATTTCCAAACACTGGAGCAAGAATCATGTTGTTTATGGGTGGGGCTTGCACCCAGGGTCCCGGTATGGTGGTGGGAGAGGAGCTAAAGTTTCCAATCAGATCTCACCATGACATTGAGAAGGACAACTGTAAATACATGAAGAAAGCTATGAAG CATTATGAAGGACTGGCAAACAGAGCAGCTAGTAATGGCCATGTGATTGACATTTTCTCTTGTGCCCTTGATCAGACTGGTCTACATGAAATGAAGTTCTGTTCCAGATATACAGG TGGCCATATGGTGATGGGTGACTCCTTCAACACATCACTGTTCAAACAAACTTTCCAACGGGTGTTTTCAAAGGATGCAAAGTCAGAGTTCAAAATGGCATTTGGAGCAACATTAGAAGTTAAA acATCAAGAGAGTTGAAGGTGTCAGGAGCTATTGGACCTTGTGTGTCTCTAGGAGTGAAGAGCTCATCTGTATCAGATACAGAGATGGGGCTTGGTGGAACTTGCCAGTGGAAAATGTGTGGAGTGAATCCAAATTCAACATTAGCTTTCTTCTTTGAAGTTGTAAACCAG catAACGCACCAATACCTCAGGGCGGGAGAggttatatacaatatataactCAGTATCAACACTCTAGTGGTCAAAGACGGGTCAGAGTCACAACCGTAGCCAGAAA TTGGGCAGATGCAAGTACAAATATACAGCACATTGCGGCTGGGTTTGACCAGGAAGCTGCAGCTGTTCTTATGGCGAGAACTGCTGTATTTAGAGCAGAAACAGATGACGGGCCTGACGTTTTACGATGGTTAGATAGAATGTTAATACGTCTT TGCCAGAAGTTTGGAGATTATCATCGGGATGATCCCAACTCGTTTAGATTCTCAGAAAACTTCTCCTTATACCCACAGTTTATGTTTCATTTACGACGTTCACAGTTTCTTCAAGTATTTAACAACAGTCCAGATGAAACATCTTATTATAG GCATATGTTGAATATAGAAGACCTTACACAGAGTTTAATTATGATACAACCAATATTGTATGCATACTCTTTTAGTGGCACTCCGGAG CCTGTTTTACTGGATACAAGCAGTATACAGCCAGACAGGATTCTGTTGATGGACACTTTTTTCCAGATTGTTATATATCATGGAGAg aCCATTAGTCAGTGGCGTGCACAGAAATACCAGGATCTACCAGAGTACGAGAATTTCAAACAATTACTGCAAGCACCTGTAGACGATGCACAGGAAATTCTCCAAACAAGATTTCCTATGCCTAGATATATTGATACGGAGGCTGGTGGCTCACAG